A single genomic interval of Pyrus communis chromosome 7, drPyrComm1.1, whole genome shotgun sequence harbors:
- the LOC137740482 gene encoding 7-deoxyloganetin glucosyltransferase-like translates to MDPTAVAAKPHAVCIPAPAQGHIKAMLKFAKLLHHRGFHITFVNTEYNHKRFLKSLGPNSLDGSPDFQFAAIPDGLPDSDERATQDVPLLCDSIRKQKLLAPFRELLMNLNSDAISTSINPPVTCIVSDGLMSPFTITAADEIEVPIVLFYTIAACSFMGVIQFRALMEKGLAPLKEVSCLTNGYLEKVIDWIPGMKDIRLRELPTFIRTSDPDDIMFNFMMEITDRVHEASAVVLHTFDTLEPDVLEALASMLPLVYPIGPLQLHLNQIPDQPLNIGYSLWKEETECLEWLNTKAPNSVVYVNFGSITVMTPEHLVEFGWGLAKSKVPFFWVIRPDLVIGQSALLPLEFVDETKERSLIASWCPQEQVLNHPSVAGFLTHSGWNSTLESLTAGVPMLCWPFFGDQQMDCRYSCNEWGIGMEISNDVKRDEVERLVRELMDGEKGKKMKNKVMVWKKLAEEATGPHGSSSKNLDMLVNQVLLKKKLDVICKNISGHVLLTLSMLYYCCPLP, encoded by the exons ATGGATCCCACAGCAGTAGCTGCTAAGCCTCATGCTGTTTGCATTCCGGCTCCAGCTCAAGGCCATATCAAGGCAATGCTTAAATTTGCAAAGCTCCTCCACCATAGAGGTTTTCATATTACCTTTGTCAACACTGAGTACAACCACAAGCGCTTTCTAAAATCTCTGGGCCCCAATTCCCTTGATGGCTCACCTGATTTCCAGTTTGCAGCCATACCAGACGGCCTTCCAGATTCAGATGAACGTGCCACCCAAGATGTCCCACTGCTTTGTGATTCaatcagaaaacaaaaattattggCTCCCTTTCGTGAACTACTAATGAATCTCAACAGTGATGCCATATCAACATCCATTAATCCTCCAGTAACTTGCATAGTTTCAGATGGTTTGATGTCCCCGTTCACAATCACAGCCGCTGATGAGATTGAAGTCCCCATAGTGCTGTTCTACACTATTGCGGCATGCAGCTTCATGGGAGTTATACAATTTCGTGCTTTGATGGAAAAAGGCCTGGCACCACTCAaag AGGTGAGCTGTTTGACAAATGGATATCTGGAAAAGGTTATAGATTGGATTCCAGGAATGAAAGATATCCGTTTAAGGGAGCTCCCAACCTTTATTCGGACTTCAGATCCCGACGATATCATGTTTAACTTCATGATGGAGATAACTGATAGAGTTCATGAAGCTTCTGCAGTTGTTCTTCATACTTTCGATACCTTAGAGCCAGATGTTTTGGAAGCTCTCGCATCTATGCTTCCACTTGTTTATCCAATTGGCCCTCTTCAATTACATCTGAATCAAATACCAGATCAGCCCTTGAATATTGGATACAGTCTATGGAAAGAAGAAACAGAATGCCTCGAGTGGCTAAACACTAAGGCGCCAAATTCAGTTGTGTATGTGAATTTTGGCAGTATAACAGTTATGACACCTGAACATCTTGTCGAGTTTGGCTGGGGACTTGCAAAGAGCAAGGTGCCCTTCTTTTGGGTAATTAGACCTGATTTAGTTATTGGCCAATCAGCACTTTTGCCGCTGGAGTTTGTGgatgaaacaaaagaaagaagtcTCATTGCGAGTTGGTGCCCACAAGAGCAAGTCCTTAACCACCCATCAGTGGCAGGATTTTTAACACACAGTGGTTGGAATTCAACCCTTGAGAGCCTCACTGCAGGAGTGCCTATGCTCTGTTGGCCATTCTTCGGCGACCAGCAGATGGACTGTCGCTATAGTTGCAATGAATGGGGCATTGGCATGGAAATTAGTAATGATGTGAAGAGGGATGAAGTAGAGAGGCTTGTCAGAGAGTTAATGGATGGGGAGAAGGGTAAGAAGATGAAAAATAAGGTCATGGTGTGGAAGAAGCTTGCAGAAGAAGCTACTGGTCCACATGGTTCTTCATCCAAAAACTTAGACATGctagtgaatcaagtgctactaaaaaaaaaactagacgTCATCTGTAAGAATATTTCTGGTCATGTACTTTTGACCTTGTCAATGCTTTATTATTGTTGTCCATTGCCTTAA
- the LOC137740067 gene encoding putative UDP-glucose flavonoid 3-O-glucosyltransferase 3, giving the protein MKQPTKLVFIPSAGTGHLISAVEMAKLLVSRDEKLFITVLIMKLPFESKGTEAYISSLESSPVLSRVNFITLPQAASDIDTRKSLNAIRNQFVESHKPYVKDAVSKLAESESESTRVAGFVIDMFCTTMIDVANEFGVPTYMFFTSPAGFLGLMLNIQTIRDVYGKDVSEFKDSDAELTLPTFVNSVPARVLPSVLLNKDGAKAFLGYANRFRELKGILINTFVELESHALDSLSDGKTPPVYPVGPILNLKSSETEVGSKQAQQKSDILEWLDDKPDSSVVFLCFGSMGSFGEDQVREIAWGLEQSGHHFLWSLRQPPPKGIIASPSDYSDPTAVLPEGFLDRTAGIGKVIGWAPQVAILAHPAVGGFVSHCGWNSTLESLWFGMPVAAWPVYAEQQLNAFELVRELGLAVEVNMEYRRDWYGEYPNVVKAHELERGIKVLMEKDSDVRKRVKDMSEKSKKALMVGGSSYNSLGRFLDQISL; this is encoded by the coding sequence ATGAAGCAACCAACGAAACTCGTCTTCATCCCCTCTGCCGGCACCGGCCACCTCATCTCCGCCGTGGAGATGGCAAAGCTCCTTGTCTCTCGAGACGAGAAACTCTTCATCACAGTCCTCATCATGAAGCTCCCCTTCGAATCCAAGGGTACAGAGGCCTACATATCCTCCCTCGAATCCTCTCCCGTGTTGTCACGTGTCAACTTCATCACCCTCCCACAGGCCGCCTCCGACATCGACACGCGCAAAAGTCTCAACGCCATCCGCAACCAATTCGTCGAGAGCCACAAACCCTACGTCAAAGATGCTGTCTCCAAACTCGCCGAGTCAGAGTCCGAGTCGACTCGAGTTGCCGGGTTTGTCATCGACATGTTTTGCACGACAATGATTGACGTGGCCAATGAGTTCGGAGTTCCTACGTACATGTTCTTCACTTCGCCGGCCGGGTTTCTCGGGCTGATGCTTAATATCCAAACGATTCGCGACGTGTATGGCAAGGACGTAAGCGAGTTCAAGGACTCGGATGCTGAGTTGACACTGCCGACTTTTGTCAACTCGGTTCCggctagagttttgccaagcgTCCTTTTGAACAAGGATGGTGCGAAAGCTTTCCTTGGCTATGCCAACAGGTTTAGAGAACTCAAGGGCATTCTGATAAATACGTTCGTTGAGTTGGAATCACACGCCCTTGATTCACTTTCTGATGGTAAGACCCCACCTGTGTACCCCGTGGGACCTATTCTGAACCTAAAGAGCAGTGAAACCGAAGTGGGTTCGAAGCAGGCTCAGCAGAAGTCGGATATATTAGAATGGCTAGATGACAAGCCCGATTCATCTGTGGTGTTCCTGTGCTTTGGGAGCATGGGAAGCTTTGGTGAGGACCAGGTGAGGGAGATAGCTTGGGGGCTGGAGCAAAGCGGGCATCACTTCTTGTGGTCGCTGCGTCAGCCCCCACCAAAGGGGATTATCGCTTCCCCTAGTGACTATTCGGATCCTACGGCAGTCCTACCTGAAGGATTCCTCGATCGGACAGCTGGGATTGGGAAGGTCATAGGTTGGGCTCCGCAAGTGGCGATCCTAGCCCACCCGGCCGTCGGAGGGTTCGTGTCCCATTGCGGGTGGAATTCCACGTTGGAGAGCCTATGGTTTGGCATGCCGGTCGCCGCTTGGCCGGTGTACGCGGAGCAACAACTAAATGCATTTGAGTTGGTGAGGGAATTAGGATTGGCCGTGGAAGTTAATATGGAGTATAGGAGGGACTGGTACGGTGAGTACCCAAATGTTGTGAAGGCACATGAACTAGAGCGAGGGATAAAAGTGTTGATGGAGAAGGATAGCGATGTGAGGAAGAGGGTGAAGGACATGAGTGAGAAGAGCAAGAAAGCCTTGATGGTTGGTGGCTCCTCTTACAATTCATTGGGACGTTTTCTTGATCAAATTTCCCTATGA
- the LOC137739326 gene encoding UDP-glycosyltransferase 71A16 — protein MKRSAQLVFVPAPGIGHIVSTVEMAKQLVARDDQLFITVLVMKLPYDQPFTNTDSSISHRINFVNLPEAQLDELDTVPNPGSFFRMFVENHKTHVRDAVINLLPESDQSESTSKPRLAGFVLDMFSASLIDVANEFEVPSYVFFTSNSSTLALLSHFQSLRDEGGIDITELTSSTAELAVPSFINPYPAAVLPGSFLDKESTKSTLNNVGRFKQTKGILVNTFLELESHALHYLDSGVKIPPVYPVGPLLNLKSSHEDKGSDILRWLDDQPPLSVVFLCFGSMGSFGEAQVKEIACALEHSGHRFLWSLRQPPPKGKRAMPSDYADLKTVLPEGFLDRTATVGRVIGWAPQAAILGHPAIGGFVSHCGWNSTLESIWNGVPIAAWPMYAEQNMNAFQLVVELGLAVEIKMDYRKDSDVVVSAEDIERGIRQVMELDSDARKRVKEMSEKSKKALVDGGSSYSSLGRFIDQI, from the coding sequence ATGAAGAGATCAGCGCAACTAGTGTTCGTTCCCGCCCCAGGCATCGGCCACATCGTATCAACGGTCGAGATGGCAAAGCAACTCGTTGCTCGGGACGACCAACTGTTTATCACAGTCCTCGTCATGAAGCTTCCCTACGACCAACCATTCACCAACACTGATTCTTCAATCTCTCACCGCATCAACTTCGTCAACCTCCCCGAAGCCCAACTGGACGAACTAGACACTGTCCCCAATCCCGGGTCCTTCTTCAGAATGTTCGTCGAAAATCACAAAACTCACGTCAGAGACGCCGTTATCAACTTACTCCCCGAGTCAGATCAGTCTGAGTCGACGTCAAAGCCTCGGCTTGCCGGGTTCGTGCTCGACATGTTTTCCGCAAGCCTAATTGACGTGGCCAACGAATTTGAGGTTCCCTCCTACGTGTTCTTCACCTCCAACTCTTCGACTCTCGCACTTTTGTCCCATTTTCAATCGCTTCGTGACGAGGGCGGCATAGATATAACTGAGTTGACGAGCTCAACCGCTGAGTTGGCCGTCCCGAGTTTCATCAACCCTTACCCTGCCGCAGTCTTGCCTGGTTCGTTTCTGGACAAGGAGAGCACCAAATCAACCCTCAACAATGTCGGCAGGTTTAAACAAACCAAGGGTATTTTGGTAAATACATTCTTGGAGCTGGAATCGCATGCTCTTCATTATCTTGATTCTGGTGTTAAAATCCCACCCGTGTATCCAGTGGGACCCTTATTGAACCTCAAAAGTAGTCATGAAGATAAGGGCTCAGATATCTTGAGGTGGCTTGATGATCAGCCTCCTTTATCGGTGGTGTTCCTGTGTTTTGGGAGCATGGGAAGTTTTGGTGAGGCCCAGGTGAAAGAGATAGCATGCGCGCTAGAGCACAGCGGACATCGGTTTTTGTGGTCCCTACGCCAGCCCCCACCTAAGGGCAAGAGAGCTATGCCAAGCGACTACGCGGATCTAAAGACAGTCTTGCCCGAAGGGTTTCTTGATCGGACGGCTACGGTTGGGAGGGTGATTGGTTGGGCCCCGCAAGCGGCCATCCTAGGCCATCCGGCAATCGGAGGGTTTGTATCACATTGCGGGTGGAATTCTACGTTGGAAAGTATATGGAATGGCGTGCCGATTGCCGCATGGCCAATGTACGCGGAGCAAAACATGAATGCCTTTCAACTGGTGGTGGAGTTGGGATTGGCGGTGGAGATTAAGATGGATTATAGGAAGGACAGCGACGTGGTGGTGAGCGCAGAAGACATAGAAAGAGGGATAAGGCAAGTGATGGAGCTTGACAGTGATGCAAGGAAAAGAGTGAAGGAAATGAGTGAAAAGAGCAAGAAAGCCTTGGTGGATGGTGGTTCTTCTTACTCTTCATTAGGGCGTTTTATTGATCAAATTTAA
- the LOC137740481 gene encoding uncharacterized protein: MGSHKFATAEFGNAEVRTPIFSGENYKFWRIKMVTIFKSHGLWNQVEKGITTPDSKKKAKTDEDTDADGDDDEKMAAIFMKDAKALDITQSAVSDQIFPRIVNADSTKVAWDLLYGEYHGGDQTFGETLPNERLVQKVLNSLTKMYDPICLVIKNTKCLESVELHKGKSKCYNYDGFGHWAKECTVGKAVQKANYANQREVAGNLFYANCVIAESKVNGEWYIDSGCSNHMTGNVDLLVDVKTNVAGKVQMPTEVLVNVAGMRSLAIETNRGRKYIREVMYLPGLNENLLSVGQMDEHGYYLVFGGSM; the protein is encoded by the exons ATGGGTTCACACAAGTTTGCAACGGCCGAATTTGGGAATGCTGAAGTGAGAACTCCGATTTTCTCCGGTGAGAACTACAAGTTCTGGAGAATCAAAATGGTCACTATTTTCAAGTCACATGGACTATGGAATCAGGTGGAGAAAGGGATTACGACTCCCGATTCGAAGAAGAAGGCAAAGACTGATGAAGATACTGACGCTGATGGTGACGATGATGAGAAAATGGCTGCAATCTTCATGAAAGATGCAAAAGCCCTTGACATCACTCAAAGCGCAGTCTCCGATCAGATATTCCCTCGAATCGTAAATGCAGACTCAACAAAGGTGGCATGGGATCTGTTATATGGTGAATATCACGGTGGGGATCAG ACGTTTGGTGAAACTCTTCCAAATGAGAGATTAGTTCAGAAGGTGTTAAATAGTCTCACTAAGATGTATGATCCTATATGTTTAGTGATAAAAAACACCAAATGTCTGGAATCTGTTGAGCT GCACAAGGGGAAATCTAAGTGTTATAACTATGATGGATTTGGACACTGGGCCAAAGAATGTACTGTTGGAAAAGCTGTTCAGAAAGCAAACTATGCAAATCAAAGGGAAGTGGCTGGAAACTTATTTTATGCAAATTGTGTTATTGCTGAATCAAAGGTTAATGGGGAATGGTATATTGATAGTGGCTGCAGCAACCATATGACAGGGAATGTTGATCTTCTTGTTGATGTGAAGACTAATGTTGCAGGGAAAGTTCAAATGCCAACAGAAGTGTTAGTGAATGTGGCAGGAATGAGATCCCTGGCAATTGAAACTAACAGAGGGAGGAAATACATCAGAGAAGTCATGTACTTACCTGGTTTAAATGAGAATCTACTAAGTGTGGGACAAATGGATGAGCACGGATACTATCTTGTGTTTGGTGGAAGTATGTGA